A stretch of the Elephas maximus indicus isolate mEleMax1 chromosome 3, mEleMax1 primary haplotype, whole genome shotgun sequence genome encodes the following:
- the LOC126071458 gene encoding coatomer subunit zeta-2-like codes for MGVFWKGTEPAGPRLQEPSLYTIKAVFILDNDGRRLLAKYYDDTLPSTKEQMVFEKNVFNKTSRTDSEIAFFGGMTIVLYVVGSSHENELMLMAVLTCLFESLNHMLRKNVEKRWLLENTDGAFLVLDEIVDGGVILASDPQQVIQKVNFWADDGGLTEQRVAQVLQSAKEQIRWSLLK; via the exons ATGGGTGTTTTCTG GAAAGGAACAGAGCCCGCAGGGCCTCGGTTGCAGGAACCTTCCCTCTACACCATCAAGGCTGTTTTCATCCTGGATAATGATGGGCGCCGGCTGCTAGCCAAGTATTATGACGACACACTCCCCTCCACGAAGGAGCAGATGGTCTTTGAGAAAAATGTCTTCAACAAGACCAGCCGGACCGACAGCGAGATTGCATTTTTTGGGGGCATGACCATTGTCTTGTATGTGGTGGGCTCATCCCATGAGAATGAGCTGATGCTCATGGCTGTTCTCACTTGCCTGTTTGAGTCTCTGAACCACATGTTAAGGAAGAATGTGGAGAAGCGCTGGCTGCTGGAAAACACGGATGGAGCCTTCCTGGTGCTGGATGAAATTGTGGATGGCGGCGTGATTCTAGCGAGTGACCCCCAGCAAGTGATCCAGAAAGTGAATTTTTGGGCAGATGATGGCGGCTTGACAGAACAGAGAGTGGCCCAGGTTCTTCAGTCTGCCAAGGAACAAATTAGATGGTCATTACTGAAATGA